From Halapricum desulfuricans, a single genomic window includes:
- a CDS encoding thioredoxin family protein — protein sequence MKIEVIGPGCARCKKTAQNVNKALEQLDGSADATVEKVEAQMEIIDRGVMHTPAVAVDGDIAVEGDIPDVDQLVDLFETA from the coding sequence ATGAAAATCGAAGTCATCGGACCTGGCTGCGCCAGGTGCAAAAAGACCGCACAGAACGTCAACAAAGCGCTCGAGCAACTCGACGGCAGCGCCGACGCGACCGTCGAGAAGGTCGAAGCACAGATGGAGATCATCGATCGCGGCGTGATGCACACGCCCGCCGTCGCCGTCGACGGTGACATCGCCGTCGAAGGCGATATTCCCGACGTCGACCAGCTAGTCGACCTGTTCGAGACGGCCTAG
- a CDS encoding ArsR/SmtB family transcription factor, whose protein sequence is MSSQSDDYRVSPETMSDLESMTATCSVESARDIFQALSDDRRLLIMRLLGESELCVCDLVELFDIEYSKLSYHLKKLKEADLVEADRDGNYVTYRPTERGEDVIEIVRSMC, encoded by the coding sequence ATGTCCTCACAATCGGACGACTACCGGGTCTCGCCCGAGACAATGTCGGATCTGGAGTCGATGACCGCGACGTGCAGCGTCGAGAGCGCTCGCGACATCTTCCAGGCACTCTCGGACGACCGCCGGCTGCTGATCATGCGGCTGCTCGGCGAGTCGGAGCTCTGCGTCTGTGACCTGGTCGAGTTGTTCGACATCGAGTACTCGAAGCTCTCCTATCACCTCAAGAAACTCAAGGAGGCGGATCTCGTCGAAGCGGATCGAGATGGCAACTACGTGACCTACCGGCCGACCGAGCGCGGCGAGGACGTCATCGAGATCGTCCGGAGTATGTGCTGA
- a CDS encoding IMP cyclohydrolase translates to MYVGRFVVVGPEVGAYRVSSRSFPNRQAITRNGTVTIEPTPDAPPSDNPYISYNGLRVTDRGAVVGNGSHVDPIAEKLELGYPARDALAEPLLALDFEKDDYDTPRVAGIIGLEDDPTVESAVIGTVRRDALLVEEVTEPTIVATYEKDSPEPFAFEASDAAEAAREAYDLEFEHAVCAAGVAVDGDGFETAIVNE, encoded by the coding sequence ATGTACGTCGGACGATTCGTCGTCGTCGGCCCGGAGGTTGGCGCCTACCGCGTTTCATCGCGATCGTTTCCTAACCGCCAGGCGATCACTCGCAACGGGACCGTCACGATCGAACCCACGCCGGACGCCCCGCCGTCGGACAACCCCTACATCTCCTACAACGGGCTGCGCGTGACCGACCGAGGTGCGGTCGTCGGCAACGGCAGTCACGTCGATCCCATCGCCGAGAAACTCGAGCTGGGCTACCCCGCTCGGGACGCGCTCGCAGAACCGCTGCTGGCGCTGGACTTCGAGAAAGACGACTACGACACGCCCCGAGTCGCGGGCATCATCGGCCTGGAGGACGATCCCACAGTCGAAAGCGCCGTGATCGGAACGGTCCGGCGAGACGCGTTGCTCGTCGAGGAAGTCACCGAGCCGACCATAGTTGCGACCTACGAGAAAGACAGTCCCGAGCCGTTCGCCTTCGAGGCGAGCGACGCCGCCGAGGCCGCTCGCGAAGCGTACGATCTGGAGTTCGAGCACGCCGTCTGTGCCGCTGGTGTCGCCGTCGACGGCGACGGCTTCGAGACGGCGATCGTCAACGAATAG
- a CDS encoding AAA family ATPase, translating to MDGPLWTATHAPAIEDLPQETVRERLGRAREEPMNLFVHGPKGAGKTAAVRALAADVHADVENDFIELNVADFFDRSKTEIKNDPRFRSFLQGKSGLPKREMINYVLKESASYTPMGGDYKTILLDNAEAMREDFQQALRRVMEQYYEATQFVIATRQPSALIAPIRSRCFPIPVRAPTHGELVSVLERIVDAEGVSYDAEGLEYVAGYANGDIRTAVLSAQTTAEAEGEITMNTAYEVLGDIEADDDVEAMLVAAEEGRFDDARSALDDLLVDEGYSGAELMEAILRTARSRYTGRQLARVHQLAGEIDFDLVEGTDERLHLSHFLASLPAETRV from the coding sequence ATGGACGGGCCGCTGTGGACCGCGACGCACGCGCCGGCGATCGAGGACTTGCCCCAGGAGACGGTGCGCGAGCGCCTGGGACGCGCTCGCGAGGAGCCGATGAACCTCTTCGTTCACGGGCCGAAAGGGGCCGGCAAGACCGCGGCCGTTCGAGCACTTGCCGCAGACGTTCACGCGGACGTCGAGAACGACTTCATCGAACTCAACGTCGCCGACTTCTTCGATCGCTCGAAGACGGAGATCAAAAACGATCCCCGATTCCGGTCGTTCCTGCAGGGGAAAAGCGGCCTCCCCAAGCGGGAGATGATCAACTACGTCCTCAAGGAATCGGCCAGTTACACGCCGATGGGCGGGGACTACAAGACGATCCTGCTGGACAACGCCGAGGCGATGCGTGAGGACTTCCAGCAGGCGCTGCGTCGGGTTATGGAGCAGTACTACGAGGCCACGCAGTTCGTCATCGCGACGCGCCAGCCGAGCGCGCTGATCGCGCCGATCCGATCGCGGTGCTTCCCGATCCCGGTGCGTGCGCCGACTCACGGAGAACTCGTCTCGGTCCTCGAACGGATCGTCGATGCTGAGGGCGTTTCCTACGACGCGGAGGGCCTGGAGTACGTCGCGGGCTACGCGAACGGTGACATCCGGACGGCCGTGCTGAGCGCCCAGACGACCGCCGAAGCCGAGGGCGAGATTACCATGAATACCGCATACGAGGTGCTGGGCGATATCGAGGCCGATGACGACGTCGAGGCGATGCTCGTCGCTGCCGAAGAGGGGCGGTTCGACGACGCGCGCTCGGCGCTCGACGACCTGCTGGTCGATGAAGGGTACAGCGGTGCGGAACTCATGGAGGCGATCCTCAGAACTGCCCGATCGCGTTACACCGGGCGGCAACTCGCCCGGGTCCACCAGCTCGCCGGCGAGATCGACTTCGACCTGGTTGAGGGGACTGACGAACGCCTGCACCTTTCACATTTCTTGGCGTCGCTGCCGGCGGAAACGCGTGTCTGA